Genomic window (Vigna radiata var. radiata cultivar VC1973A chromosome 1, Vradiata_ver6, whole genome shotgun sequence):
ATTTTTTGCTAGTAATTTTGACAAAATGGGATAGAACCCGCAGACCAACCCAGTCCACCACAGATTTAggctgggttgggtttgaaaaaaataatttttttaatacggACCAATTTATAACCCGGCTCACTTAGAACCCGACTCAcccgggttgaacccgtggtgaaccAAGTTGGTTCACCAACCcacctagtttaatttaattatttattattctgtgtttcaatattattagttaacatgtTTTTATCGTATTGTAAATgggaacaaagaaaaagaggttTTAAGAcagcaaaatattataaatttattcattcaagactttgatcttataaataaataagtcacacacaaattattaatattataaacttatttattcgctttttgggtttgcttttggattatatgagttgtatgttaattttttttaattgtctttggagtttaacttcattttagagttaaattatttaaatttgaattacaaaaaataattatttttttaatttaaaaaaaaaaacttgtaattaagtgagtcaatgaACTAACctgtttaacccaccaacccgtgatggacTGAGCCAGGTTCGAATTTTTtcggctcgctaataaatgagctgcATTGGGTTGGCTTACTAAGTAATCAACCGGTGATGGGCCAAGCCGGATTGAACCGGATGGTCAATTTTGACAACACTAGTTGCTAGTGgtattttaaaagaagtttaaaaaatcataataaacattttttctcGTAagaagaatgattttttttatgtaaagttCAAGTAtcattatgtattttaatatatgagcTTGACTCCCACTCCAAATTACACTTACTATTTTTCATCacatgaatatttattttaaaaaaataaatttaattactacttttagtccttatatttattgtttttattcaatttggtctctttttttttttcaattaagtctCATTTTTTGTTAAACCGattcaatttaatcatttttgttaGATTTGAATAAACGATTGTCTTTGTAAATGTCATGTCCCATGTGTCACGTGTCAAGGTTCGTGTTAAATCATGTGATAATATCAATATCTTATATTCAATACAatctctatatttattttttgactcAATTAAGttccatttttgtttaaattgtctAATATTGTCCCTTTTCAAAATGGaccaaatttataattaagcctaattataacttatatgtttatatgttaatattatttttcggAATTAATGTAATGATAGTGACATATTTTATCATGATTTCAGtattgaattgagagaaaatgtcaattCTTAGTATTTTGCCTAATAAatcttagttttcttttagtttattaattggTTGCATCTTAAGCTTTAATGAGATAAATTGATCATTAACCACTGCTTTATATGCTTAAATTAGTTGGTTGGAAATGAAGGCACTAGACCCCAAAGAAAGCAGGAAGaacaacaaaaatgaagaatCAAAACACTATTGAAGTCACATCCGGGCACCCTTTCTCCATGGGTGCTTGAGTGTCATAACATCATGCCCCCCCCTGCTTTAGGGCACTTGAGCGCCACTTTACTGACTAACGTGCGTTGGAGAGCGCAACTTTCACTGACTTGGCATATTGAGCTTATTTAACCCTAAAACGTGAAGGGCTCAACATCTTTCGGCACCAAAACACAATTTCTCTCTTATGGAGCACTTGGAGGTGAGCTAGGAGATGTGGGAACAAcccttcttcatccttgggtcatcatcttcttccattttcatcatttttgtaagcttgagctctccatgACCATAGAGAGTTAATTCCATTATTGTTGCAGATTGATGTAACTATGGATCTCTTATGTAAATTAtagttaatttcttttgaatgattatatgcctctttcattgattgttagtgtttaattcctTTACTTACAACTTGTTATGATTTAATCAAccatgacatgattttaggttttgtttgatattgggaaatattGTGTGAATCTGAAACTGGATTAAACACTTAAAGAAAATTGTATCTAGAGATAGAagtaggacctttggttgtcttgaatctccactagtgcaaaaacgctatttaacgtcaccccttagatgTCGGTTAAGGATAAacacgacgtatattgatgaccggtggcattttcgtaaataagttggccatatagacgtcagttagaaggtgcctcgacgtttataatattttagacgtcgaGGCCcttcctaactgacgtctatatgtctgacatgtgggtgaaaagtcatttatttcagtcatatagacgttagttaggaggggccccaacgtctatatgacgaaaattaatggctattcacctacctgtcagacatatagacgtcagttgggaGAGCatcgacttctaaagcactttagacgtctgttactctgggaaccgacgtctaaaccctaaatccagaaatttaaaaagtcactttagACATCTGTTACTCtaggaaccgacgtctaaacccggaatccagaaatttaaaaagtcactttttgactccatttagacgtctgatcccgccacttcgacttctaaagcactttaacgtctgttactctgggaaccgacgtctaaaccttgaatccataaatttaaaaagtcactttttgactccatttagacgtctgatcccgccactccgacttctaaagcactttagacgtctgttactctgggaaccgacgtctaaaccctaaatccataaatttaaaaagtcactttttgactccatttaaacgtctgatcccgccactccgacttctaaagcactttagacgtctattataaagggaaccgacgtctaaatgtctgcattaaaacactgcgAACGCGAGACAGTAGTTACGCACAGTCATTATTCATAATCTTCCTCACATTTTCTCTGCACAGGCTacgtttttcaggttcgttttctcacttttacaccgtttaaaattaattttactccgattacattactctttgatgaattatttttcatttgaatcgattaaaatgcgttttcattgagtttttgtgcagttttgttcATGTCCTTAGGCAGCGTTCTTGGACggcgatttcttgcgttttgcactcctccaattccctccattatattatcaaaaccgtccaatacaaaataagaacatacaatccattctcttcaactaaaatataaagttgtaaactcgaatcaccatgaCCTAGAAGCAACTCGAGAGGCCTCAAGCGGAGAAAGATCCTATCAAATACGGCGACATTTTAGACATCTGATCTATGAGtatgacgtctatatagacgtctgacctatatagcCTGACATCTATTGGGACGTCGGTTGTGtgcaaaaccgacgtctatatagacgtttgTCATTACTTGACTGATGCAAAGTAACGTCACTGGATTAGACGTCGAGTTTGAAACTGAAgtcaaaagcccaaaataaccgacgttaatcagcgtttttccactagtgctCAATTCTTAATGTGGaaataattgttaggtttttCAAGGATTGGAGTCTAATAAGGAAGTCTAGATTCTCTCTACCAAGGGATTGTGTTTaagtaaattagtagattgacattgacatataTAATGTAGAGGAAGTGATTTTCatgcataagagtgaagtaggtgaaatcatcctccaacaataccattccatatcatttctaGTCTTTttcatttccaagtgtttgagttACCAAAGTTCACTTTTaccattcttattttatatttactttaattgcataaaaacccaaattatggaatcattctttagtctaagttagttagaaattatacgatagTTTAGTGACACGAGTCTCTTACGAAACGATATCTAGTTTTACCgatttattacttgaaacgatttagtacacttgccaaagcCTCAACATGTAACACCCCAAATTTTTGCTTCATAAATCAAATTACatgatttaaaacaaaacttcattcttattttatttaaaatctcaataaaaatatattgttttaccAACATAGactttattgaaaagaaaaattccaaAACTAAAAGACTATAAAAAATATCTCCCGACATTAAATGCTCTCTCTAACGTTGTGCATCTTCCTCAACACAACCCATGGTCATAACAACATAGATAAATAGCTCGTTACAACGTTAGTAAGGTAATATCCTTTATTGGAAAACCTTCCAAAATATGGACTTATCGGAAGACTTAATCATTCCATACAATGAGCAGATAGTTGGGTTTACAGGAGAGCTAGTGGATACTATAGGGAATACGTAGATTTAAGAACGTGGCTTGGAACCGATCAGGACGTGAAGGAGTTGAGGGTGAGGTACCTCTTGGTAGAAGCTAATACTTCCTACAAAATTGTGATCGACAGGCTAagcttgaacactttttgggcgATCATTTCAACACCCTATTTGACTATGAAATTTTCCTCGGACAGGGGGGTCATTTGTACCGTTCAGGCTAATCAGAAGACAACGTAGTGGGATTGAAAGTTGAACCCTTCATTCCCCAGCGAAAAAATCAGTCGTTTAGAGGTTGTCATGACTAACCTAGACCCCTGCACCAATACGAAGGATTGGATGGAACCCTTAAGGGAAGTGAAATAGTTTCAGCCTGGATTGGACACAGGAAGAGATGACGTCTATCGAAAGCGACCTCATAGAGACCCAGGAAAACGCTATAGGCAAAGTGCTGAAATCCAACGCTGAACTGTTTGTGCGGACTGATGCAGACATGTCAAACATACATCCTAGCATAATGTGACATAAGTTGACTCTGTTAAGAGAAGCACACCCGATAGcacaaaagaagagaaggttGGGTGCAGAGAAAGGATGTGCGGTGGATGTGAGGTCAAGAAACACTCTAACGGTCAAGTCAGTAACCTTGCTTTATAATGTTGTGATGAAATGAATTATACCTCAAAGTCAAACCAATATTTATAGACTTTGTGATGAATTTCAAATCATGTTTGATCcattaattactaataaatgatttttattattttcattaattatccattgttaatttttattgttctGATACCCATTAATGACTTTAATTGCTCGGATTAATTATCGATTTATGGTTTACATGAGagttataaatacaaaaatacttaattatgtttcttatttaattttttttgaaaagataTGATGTTGGTTTACTAACTGTTTCAAAGACACGttttaatttgtcaaatttaaaaatattatttttaaatcttacaaattaaatttaaaaattattttcactcGTTATTAAGTcgtaaatttgaaaaactaatgAATTCCTTTTAAACTttagatataaatattaaattcatattaaatttgaaaaaataaaaacatagttaaatatattctaaatgTCTAGTAGTATATTTCAACGAATGCCTctgtaactttttatttaatttttctttatattattatagtacACGAGCTCCAACCAGAAAGTCGCACTTATCCATATTATGGTcattcaaacaaacaatcaaacTCAAGTTTCTTCTCATTGCCGCTTCTACCTTCTTCAATcttccttttccttcttctctttcatcaccaaaacctttatttttaccttttttatgtataaaaaacaatcaaacattccaaatattaataattacgTATTTCCAACAGAAAATATCATCATGCACGAAtaagcctttttttttctttataaattaactaaaacttGTTAATTATTATAACCTGTGTTAATtaaggtgttaaaattgtgattAACATGGATTAAGATTGCGTAACAAGGAGAAGAATCTATTGTACTTTGTCCTTAGTTCTTACACAATTGCTATCTTCCCAGTTCAACTCATAACCGTCCACTTTTAGAATAACATAAATGATGATGAAGCAGTTGCAATAGTTTCAACTACGCATCACCAGacaaaataatttacataataaataatagcaCACTCATATGTCGtgggaaaaataaaagaaaaacataatttaattagttttcttaTGCTGACATATTAAAACAAGTTTAATCGAACACGAAAGAGAGATAAACCTTACCTAGTACAACCGAAAAAACACTATTATTCGTCGAGAAAccaaaaaacaacaaagaaagaaccgaagaacaagaagagaagaTGACGATCATGACTATATTGTTTTCATCCTTTTGTTTAGAAAACCAAACAGAAAGTGCTTATGACTGTTACTTTCAacttgtgtgaaaaaaaaaaaagaaaaaaaaaaacttcatgtATATATTTCCCTCCTGTATAATATACTATACAATATACATGATGAAATACACAAGAAAAGAAGTAAACTACGTAGAAGGTCTACCTCTTGAGCTTATGAGTGGGGGTGATTTTGATGACAAGGCCGGGGAAAACATCATCAGGGTCATGAATATGAGGGTTGCTTTCAACAATAAAAGGGTCACCACACTTGTCACTAATGGTGTGTAGGGTCTCTCCTTCTCCCACCACATATATCTCATCACACGGCCGTTCAAAGAGGTTGCTCCGCCCTTTCACCGCCGCggtctcctcctcctcctctggCACATGGCTCTCCCTTATAGACCCCAGTAGAATCAGACACAAAAGGGCTAAGGCACAACACCATGATGCTGAATCTGCTAGGTTCTTTGTTGAGGAAGCCATGAACATGTGTGTGTATGGTATGAGAattgagaagaagaaatgaaagaagataTGTTGTTGGAAGAAAACTAAGTTGGAGTATATATAGAGAATGATTCTAATGTGTGGATTTTTCGTAGTGTGTGTGTAGAAACTATGGAGTATTTATTGTTATGTGGGACACAGAAGAtgtgaaggaagaagaaggaagggtTTTAAGTAAAGTTTGGTGTATTTTGTTGGGGGAAGTTTGGATTCAACGACAGAGGCAGAAAGAACGAAGGAGCTGTCAAAAGATTATTATTCTTgcgtatttatattattttcttctctctttttttttttctaattttatctttgatGTATATTGTGTATAATTTCACCTAAATTTCGTTGGCTCTTAGCTTATAggttaattaatgttatttattgaatactactaaatatgaatatttgactgcctttttttaataaaaaaaaaatgcacatgAATCTTTTATACAATTTGACtcaattttttcaaagaaattttactctctcatttaatttatatatatatatatatatatatatatatatatatattgaaagtcAAATCTGAATTgacttttaattgattaaaattaatgtatttttatcttttatattctttatatatatttattttggtgatttttttttttactattgggtcattttttttttcttttacaaactAATGATACTTTTGTTTCGATGACACAAGTTTGAAttacttttaattcaaaatacgAAATTTGTTCTAGCTATTACATTCAATTGTGTGAAAATCatgatacataaataatatttaaatgaaaatacattaataaaattttatgaagaatTTCACAAAAATTGAAAAGCTGAAGGAtgattgaattattttgattttgctATTGATTGTGAGACTCGCTTTTAAAGTAAATGTatgttttataactttttataacattaatagagatttatagttttcatataaatgaataataagaaaaatatttcaagtattgaattagtaaaaaaaagtttaaaaatatatccaaAATTTAGAACAACTATTTTTACAGCATTGAcctaattcataaataatttatttttattttcaaaccaaTTGTGACTAAAATTTACAAATGATTTGTTGAcctttagaaaatatattttgatgataaaataaaagtcagagagaaaaaaataagagaaaaagatatttagattaataaaatcaaacttaaattctttatttatgAAAAGGACATTGtatctataatatattttttaaatttatatattaagcttaatacaaaaaaaaaaaaaaaatctcttgcTTAAACTTAGGGAAAGGGGATTATTGAAAACGAGAACAACCCTTATCACGTCATGATGACGATGATTAGGTTAATTAGTTTGattgaattaataattttttatatatataatttctgtTAAATGATAACGATCTTTCTTTAGGTTGAGATATGACGAGACTATAAAATATAACCTCTTCTCCTAATTTCCCatattgattaatttgtttAGATAAATACTCTCGTAACGGTTGAATATCtccttttaatataaaaaataaaataaattcttctcTTTGAAATTTTATACTATAATACTAACATGTAGTCAAAcgttaatataaaagaaaaataacctAGAAAAAACGTAGCAATACATTTCACGAGTAAACAAAGCCATAAACGCCATCGTTTTTGACGTTAAGCATTTGATTTGAGCTCCGCTTTAACATAACCCAAATGGTCATTCGTcgttatcataattaattttcttagtcTTCAAATTAGTGATGTGAAGAGATTTCGAAGAGAAATAATGAACTTTGATTTTCATCGGTTGGATtagtttcatattattattattattgttattggtaAAACAATATATGTGTGGACCATATAAGAGATACGTAATTGTTGGTTGGTTGAATTTTTGTGtgaagatataaataaaaaaggaaaaatgtggGAATGTCTTTGCATATAAGAAAGTGGGTGTTTGACTCGTGGCAATACTTTCGGTTTGCACCTGATGGGATACGTTAACTCTACTCCCTTTGTTATCCGGTAGGTGCACAAGTTGTTCCACCAATATCACCAAAGAAGAATTAGATTAAGGAATTACTAACTTAAataagtactttttttttcttagttcaGTTTTCTCCTATGTTTATACTTTTCAACAAAGCTCACTAagtactttttttcttaattcagttttcttatttatctacTTTTCAACAAAGCTCGTTAGACTTTAAACTTTATCTTagataatgtataaaatatatcttaataaaacTTGTTGATACATTATTCCTGTTCTCATAGTTAAGATACtatattatagattttattattgaaaatctcattttgattagagataaaaccaattaataatatatatatatatatatatatatatatatatatataaattttattctaacgAAATTTGTTATTCGTTAGATTTATTGTTATTAGATCACTTATTAATGTTTAGTCTCACATACGAGATATATATATCTTTCTATGAGTGGAGTGTTGAAAGTCTCATATCAATTAGAGATAAAGTCAACttctaatatataaatgaatgtgaatctcattttacaagttgtttttttgtgaaattgaattagacttgaaattcatttcttaataattatattaattaaatatatatgaaactaatatatatatatatatatatatatatatatatatatatatatatatataatcttattttGTAAGTAGATTATGTgaagttgaattaaatttatttttttcaaaattatattacaattcATCATAGCATATTTAAGTGAGGTAATATGTTAAGAACTTGGCATATTCTATTACACAAATTATTAAGATTACATGTTTAATATACATTAAGAACTTGGCACACAATTTAAATGCAATTGAATAAACGTGTATTTTAGTTTGAGTGCCGAAATGGGATTATAATTATTGTACTTATTTACAACACTCAGTACAAGAAAGCTTAAACGTCTACTTTAGtttttatgtatgttttaaattaaaaatttggttttcatttataaaagtttattaagtTAGTCTTATGTGTGTAAATATTACTTATTTGATTATTATCATTGTTAATTCTCATATGCTcctataattttatctttattgtatttataattatatatgcacatataaatattagataaaatttattataggTAAGAATCAAGTTATAGGAATATACTATatgaaccaaaattaaaattaagaatttgtATTTAAGAtcaatttaataagtttttatacaataattaaatGGAGTTTGCGGCatagtaattaatatatatttaacttaaaagaaaattcatgaaAGGGGAAAAGAGTTGCTGAGTAATTGTCAAGAAGAAAGACATTCTCTAaagctttttatttatttttttcaaaacatttattcTATCAAACACAAATTCTAAGTCCATTTGAACGggtcaaatatatatatatatatatatatatatatatatatatatatatatatatatgagaaaataataataataatatatttcagcAGGAAAATCCCATTAATCGAAACAAGGGtgaattaaattcttaaaaacaaaaattagaaacacaGAATCTTGATCGAAACAAAAGAATATGCCAACAAAAGAAAGACATGTAGGAAATAGGGAAGATGAACTTTTGAAAAGCAAGGTAGAAGCCATCAAATCACAAAACCTAGAACATAACTTTAGAGTGTCTTCAATTATTAATGCATTACATCGAACTCCTAATTTtattgtactttgaattttgatcGAACAATATGCAAAATCTGTGTAGCAAAATTAACGATAGTACTAGAAATACCGAACTTGAATTGGCAGCATTGA
Coding sequences:
- the LOC106767132 gene encoding uncharacterized protein LOC106767132, which produces MFMASSTKNLADSASWCCALALLCLILLGSIRESHVPEEEEETAAVKGRSNLFERPCDEIYVVGEGETLHTISDKCGDPFIVESNPHIHDPDDVFPGLVIKITPTHKLKR